Proteins from a genomic interval of Lolium perenne isolate Kyuss_39 chromosome 1, Kyuss_2.0, whole genome shotgun sequence:
- the LOC127320983 gene encoding small ribosomal subunit protein uS12: MGKTRGMGAGRKLKTHRRNQRWADKAYKKSHLGNEWKKPFAGSSHAKGIVLEKIGIEAKQPNSAIRKCARVQLVKNGKKIAAFVPNDGCLNYIEENDEVLIAGFGRKGHAVGDIPGVRFKVVKVSGVSLLALFKEKKEKPRS, translated from the exons ATGGG TAAGACACGTGGTATGGGAGCTGGGCGCAAGCTCAAGACCCACCGCAGGAACCAGAGGTGGGCTGACAAGGCATACAAGAAGAGCCACTTGGGCAATGAGTGGAAGAAACCCTTTGCTGGATCATCTCATGCCAAGGGCATCGTTTTGGAGAAGAT TGGTATTGAGGCCAAGCAGCCTAACTCTGCCATCCGTAAGTGTGCTCGTGTTCAGCTGGTGAAGAACGGGAAGAAGATTGCTGCCTTTGTGCCCAATGATGGTTGCCTGAACTACATTGAGGAAAAC GACGAGGTGCTGATTGCTGGATTTGGTCGTAAGGGGCATGCCGTGGGAGATATTCCCGGTGTCAGGTTCAAGGTTGTCAAGGTATCTGGTGTGTCGCTGCTTGCACTCTtcaaggagaagaaggagaagcccAGGTCTTAG
- the LOC127320988 gene encoding probable DNA helicase MCM8, with protein MYAENPKAHPGYCPENAASPELTEVWPRYFPGETELSGRDRRAILVGALVNALEERSKLLPRVEADGAISFLPIDFQQLKNLCCGTDLLNALKENPKEALLCMGVAVHLYKWSGRLNDIEKVNIRLYNHTETIIALKNLKAAYIKKLVTVRGTVVKVSTVKPLVMELDFRCMKCATVIRCVFSDGKFSPPVSCIIQGCKGRIFTPVRSTAKLIDFQKIRIQELASAENREEGRVPRTIECELAEDLVDCCIPGEVVTVTGIVKVLNNYMDVGGGKAKSKNQGLYYLYLEAISVRNSKGHAVSENSAASSTDIPPSGSFSFESFTDKDLEFIYEYNNEHGPDLFRQMLHSFCPSIYGHELVKAGITLALFGAVQKHSMDQNKVPIRGDIHVIIVGDPGLGKSQLLKAAASVSPRGIYVCGNTTTNAGLTVAVVKDSMTSDYAFEAGAMVLADRGLCCIDEFDKMSAEYQSLLEAMEQQCVSVAKAGLVASLSARTSVLAAANPVGGHYDRGKTVNENLKMNAALLSRFDLVFILLDKPDEFLDKRLSDHIMALHTNDRDRCTSNKRLRTVSQCSDTMGAEIGEKSLASKLRLHPEKDRDFVPLPGPLLRKYISYARNYVTPRMSKPAGDTLQEFYLYLRDRSTSADGTPITARQLESLVRLAEARARVDLREEVTKQDAKDVIAIMRESLYDKYVDEHGFVDFTRSGGMSQQKELRRLLNALNKQSELQQKDCFSRAEIQSLADKINLQVPDLDDIVERLNSAGFLTYKGLGKYQLRTSSYSRTQPTRSR; from the exons ATGTACGCCGAGAACCCCAAGGCCCATCCGGGCTACTGCCCCGAGAACGCCGCCTCGCCGGAGCTAACGGAGGTCTGGCCGAGATACTTCCCCGGGGAAACCGAGCTCTCGGGGCGCGACCGCAGGGCCATACTCGTCGGCGCCCTGGTTAATGCCCTGGAGGAGAGGAGCAAGCTCCTCCCACGG GTTGAAGCTGATGGTGCTATCTCCTTCCTTCCGATTGATTTCCAGCAGCTTAAGAACTTGTGCTGCGGCACCGATCTCTTAAATGCTCTCAAGGAAAATCCTAAAGAAGCCTTGCTTTGCATGGGAGTAGCAGTTCATCTG TATAAGTGGTCAGGCAGGCTGAACGATATAGAAAAGGTCAATATCAGGCTTTACAACCACACAGAGACAATAATTGCTTTGAAGAATTTGAAAGCCGCCTATATTA AGAAACTGGTGACAGTGCGTGGTACTGTTGTAAAAGTCAGTACTGTGAAGCCTCTAGTTATGGAGCTGGATTTCCGTTGCATGAAGTGTGCTACAGTCATCCGCTGCGTGTTCTCTGATGGGAAGTTTTCACCTCCAGTATCCTGCATAATTCAGGGTTGCAAGGGCAGAATCTTCACCCCAGTGAGATCTACTGCCAAGTTGATAGATTTTCAGAAAATAAG GATACAGGAGCTTGCTAGTGCTGAAAACCGTGAAGAAGGCCGAGTGCCACGGACTATAGAATGTGAGCTTGCAGAAGATCTTGTAGATTGTTGCATCCCTGGTGAGGTTGTAACAGTAACTGGAATTGTCAAAGTGCTGAACAACTATATGGATGTTGGAGGAG GGAAGGCCAAAAGCAAAAATCAGGGTTTATACTACTTGTACTTGGAAGCAATCTCAGTAAGGAACTCGAAGGGTCATGCTGTTTCAGAAAATTCAGCTGCAAGCTCTACTGATATTCCGCCTAGTGGATCTTTCAGTTTTGAAAGCTTTACTGATAAAGATCTTGAATTCATTTACGAATATAATAATGAGCATGGTCCTGATTTATTTCGTCAAATGCTTCATTCCTTTTGCCCCTCCATCTATGGACATGAACTCGTAAAAG CTGGTATCACTCTCGCTCTTTTTGGTGCTGTGCAGAAGCATTCAATGGATCAGAACAAAGTCCCAATCAGAGGAGACATACATGTTATCATAGTTG GTGATCCAGGATTAGGCAAGAGCCAATTACTAAAAGCTGCAGCATCTGTTTCCCCGCGGGGAATATATGTATGCGGGAATACAACAACGAATGCTGGTCTAACTGTTGCGGTGGTTAAAGATTCAATGACAAGTGATTATGCATTTGAGGCTG GGGCCATGGTACTTGCTGACCGTGGACTATGCTGCATTGATGAGTTTGACAAAATGTCAGCAGAGTATCAG TCCTTACTGGAAGCCATGGAGCAGCAATGTGTATCTGTAGCAAAGGCTGGCCTTGTCGCAAGTTTATCTGCCCGCACCTCTGTGCTGGCAGCTGCTAATCCTGTTGGTGGTCATTACGA CCGAGGGAAAACAGTGAATGAGAATTTAAAGATGAATGCCGCCCTTCTTTCTCGGTTTGACTTGGTTTTCATTTTGCTTGACAAGCCAGACGAGTTTCTAGATAAGAGATTATCAGACCATATAATGGCG CTCCATACCAATGATAGAGATCGTTGCACATCCAACAAGAGGTTAAGAACAG TGTCTCAATGTAGTGACACTATGGGTGCCGAAATTGGTGAGAAATCATTAGCTTCAAAGCTGAGACTACATCCGGAGAAAGATAGGGATTTTGTTCCGTTACCTGGGCCACTTCTTCGCAAGTATATATCTTATGCAAGAAACTACGTTACCCCTCG CATGTCAAAGCCAGCAGGTGATACTCTGCAAGAGTTTTACTTGTATTTAAGAGACCGCAGTACTTCTGCTGATGGCACACCCATCACAGCCAGACAATTGGAAAGCCTTGTAAGGTTAGCAGAAGCTCGTGCTCGGGTGGATCTAAGAGAAGAAGTGACTAAACAAGATGCCAAG GATGTTATCGCCATCATGAGAGAGTCCCTATATGACAAATATGTTGATGAGCATGGTTTTGTGGACTTTACTCGGAGTGGTGGGATGAGCCAACAAAAGGAGTTAAGGAGACTCCTGAATGCCTTAAACAAGCAATCGGAGTTGCAGCAAAAAGATTGCTTTTCAAGAGCT GAGATACAGAGCTTAGCAGATAAAATCAACTTGCAAGTTCCAGATTTAGATGATATTGTGGAAAGGCTGAACAGTGCCGGTTTTCTTACATACAAAGGACTTGGAAAGTACCAG CTACGTACCTCATCATATTCACGGACCCAGCCGACAAGGTCAAGATG A